Proteins co-encoded in one Vibrio fortis genomic window:
- a CDS encoding LssY C-terminal domain-containing protein, which yields MFEGLGLFLGALGDALIGPNLFVPGEPFFIAAGYQAYSGAWSALIWVMLGGFIGDQLSYFIGSKWGFKAQRNLMAYRPKTRRLIARCRYLIARKGTYIILFARLLGPIAWVVPVIAGSHKVSWHKFSLLATIGLIMGGGQFIFWGALLAHGLEHFPMLQGVQTFISEHQSLLIGLFVVGVFAIIARRLKWRKVMLKSSAMLVAWVLYANYAHFFWKADDFDTQPSELAEQAIHLDTVTYKAFPGKSSFYDAQAINVVYIGESPRELMGELGWIENQTFSRNEIEWVGYLTLLKENTPPVSDLYWRGEPQDMAFQLPGNLMKRSHIRWWRAGLDPETQQMKWLGAISYDNGLKLTPYSGIVTILHNIDPNVDAERDRLELQVRQNLPQVSIEQQPLARAEVLNDDHDYFTDGNILVIGG from the coding sequence ATGTTTGAGGGATTAGGACTGTTTTTAGGCGCATTGGGTGATGCGCTGATCGGCCCCAACCTTTTTGTTCCAGGGGAGCCGTTTTTCATTGCTGCTGGTTATCAAGCTTATTCGGGTGCGTGGTCGGCCTTGATATGGGTAATGTTGGGCGGCTTTATCGGCGATCAACTTAGCTACTTTATCGGTTCGAAATGGGGTTTTAAGGCGCAGAGAAATCTGATGGCTTATCGCCCGAAAACAAGACGACTGATAGCACGTTGTCGATACCTTATTGCCAGAAAAGGAACTTACATTATTCTGTTCGCACGCTTACTTGGTCCTATTGCTTGGGTAGTACCTGTTATTGCTGGCTCGCATAAGGTGTCATGGCATAAGTTTTCATTGTTGGCGACCATTGGTTTGATAATGGGTGGTGGTCAGTTTATCTTTTGGGGGGCGCTACTGGCTCACGGCCTAGAACATTTTCCTATGCTGCAAGGGGTTCAAACCTTTATCTCTGAGCACCAAAGCTTGCTCATTGGTCTATTTGTCGTTGGTGTGTTTGCTATTATTGCGCGCCGCCTTAAGTGGCGTAAAGTCATGCTTAAGTCGAGCGCAATGTTGGTGGCTTGGGTGCTTTACGCTAACTATGCTCATTTCTTCTGGAAGGCAGATGATTTTGATACTCAACCTTCAGAGTTGGCGGAGCAGGCGATACATTTAGACACGGTTACATATAAGGCGTTTCCGGGGAAGTCTTCTTTCTATGATGCACAAGCAATCAACGTTGTGTATATCGGTGAGAGCCCACGAGAACTGATGGGCGAGCTTGGCTGGATCGAAAATCAAACCTTCTCTCGCAACGAGATCGAATGGGTTGGTTATCTAACACTGCTAAAAGAAAATACGCCACCCGTTTCCGACCTGTATTGGCGAGGTGAACCACAAGATATGGCATTTCAGCTACCAGGCAATTTGATGAAACGCAGTCACATTCGTTGGTGGCGAGCAGGTTTGGATCCAGAGACTCAACAGATGAAATGGCTTGGTGCGATTAGTTATGACAACGGCTTAAAGCTAACGCCATACTCCGGCATTGTGACGATTTTGCATAACATTGACCCAAACGTTGACGCAGAGCGTGACCGCTTAGAATTACAGGTGAGACAAAACCTTCCTCAGGTATCGATAGAACAACAGCCCTTAGCGAGAGCCGAGGTTCTAAACGATGATCATGATTACTTTACTGATGGCAATATCTTGGTGATTGGTGGGTAA
- a CDS encoding glycosyltransferase family 2 protein has product MEPISIVVITLNEEKRIGRLMEELSVQTHQEFEVIVVDSNSEDKTREVAQAYESALPALTVHHMQERGVSLGRNTGASLAKYNRILFLDADVALPRNFLAKALYELDERKLEVAGVYMSSKGLPLVHKFGYGLFNIGLFVTQFFFPTAIGACIFSTKRVHQEVGGFDEEIVLCEDCDYVKRASKTWRFRFLNMTFGFDPRRLDQDGVVETGMTYLKANVRRFFKGEMRNNEMNYQFGHYREQ; this is encoded by the coding sequence ATGGAACCGATCAGCATTGTGGTTATCACGTTAAACGAAGAGAAGCGCATTGGGCGTCTAATGGAAGAACTGAGTGTTCAGACACACCAAGAGTTTGAAGTTATCGTTGTTGACTCTAACAGCGAAGACAAAACCCGAGAGGTAGCACAAGCGTATGAGAGCGCGTTACCGGCGCTTACTGTTCATCATATGCAAGAGCGAGGTGTGAGCTTAGGCCGTAATACAGGCGCATCGCTTGCGAAATACAACCGGATTCTTTTCTTAGATGCCGATGTCGCACTACCAAGAAACTTCCTAGCGAAAGCTCTATACGAGCTGGATGAGCGTAAGCTTGAAGTGGCCGGCGTTTACATGAGTTCTAAAGGTTTACCTTTGGTACATAAGTTTGGATATGGCTTATTTAATATTGGTTTATTCGTAACCCAGTTCTTTTTCCCGACGGCAATTGGCGCTTGTATCTTCTCAACTAAGCGTGTTCATCAAGAGGTTGGTGGCTTCGACGAAGAGATCGTGCTGTGCGAAGACTGCGACTACGTGAAAAGAGCCAGTAAAACATGGCGCTTCCGCTTCCTAAATATGACATTTGGTTTTGATCCAAGACGTTTAGATCAAGATGGTGTTGTGGAAACCGGCATGACTTACCTTAAGGCAAACGTGCGTCGATTCTTCAAAGGTGAAATGCGTAATAACGAAATGAACTACCAGTTCGGCCACTACAGAGAGCAGTAA
- the rplY gene encoding 50S ribosomal protein L25: MKFEAVVRTELGKGASRRLRHAGQFPAVVYGGEAAPVSIALVHDDVINQMDKPEFYEAITLVIDGAEVKVKPQDVQRHAFKPKVEHMDFIRI, translated from the coding sequence ATGAAATTCGAAGCAGTAGTACGTACTGAACTAGGTAAAGGTGCGAGCCGCCGCCTACGTCACGCTGGTCAATTCCCAGCAGTTGTTTACGGTGGTGAAGCAGCGCCAGTTTCTATCGCGCTAGTACACGACGACGTGATCAACCAAATGGACAAGCCTGAATTCTACGAAGCAATCACTCTAGTGATCGACGGCGCAGAAGTTAAGGTTAAGCCACAAGACGTTCAACGTCACGCGTTCAAGCCAAAAGTTGAGCACATGGACTTCATCCGCATCTAA
- a CDS encoding BLUF domain-containing protein, with protein sequence MPLARLIYVSTLCKNCDASALKDILAKSREYNKERNITGLLSHNSDYFLQCLEGSREELNHTYNHIINDSRHSNVTIIYYKEIHSRQFGDWSMGDVPQTQLTSLLNLQFSGSDEFKPYELTGESAYLMLLELKQHLPSE encoded by the coding sequence ATGCCTTTAGCTCGATTGATTTACGTTAGTACGCTTTGTAAGAATTGTGATGCGTCAGCCTTAAAAGACATCTTGGCCAAGTCTCGTGAATACAACAAAGAGCGGAATATCACGGGATTATTGAGCCATAACAGTGATTATTTTTTGCAGTGCTTAGAAGGTTCTCGCGAAGAATTAAATCATACATACAATCACATCATAAACGATTCACGCCACTCCAATGTAACTATCATCTATTACAAAGAAATCCATTCTAGACAATTTGGTGATTGGTCTATGGGAGACGTGCCACAAACCCAATTGACTTCATTACTCAACCTTCAATTTTCAGGTTCTGATGAATTCAAACCCTATGAGCTTACTGGGGAAAGTGCCTATCTCATGCTTTTAGAACTGAAACAACACCTGCCGTCTGAATAA
- a CDS encoding antibiotic biosynthesis monooxygenase family protein, translating to MPKIADTPKPPYYAVIFTSTRTDGDNGYGEMANRMLELAESHDGFLGVESAREEVGITVSYWQDLASIKKWKQNSEHREAQTLGRKQWYETFKVRIALVERDYGLDI from the coding sequence ATGCCGAAAATCGCTGATACACCAAAACCTCCTTATTACGCCGTTATCTTCACCTCTACTCGAACCGACGGCGATAATGGCTACGGAGAGATGGCAAATAGGATGCTTGAGTTGGCTGAGTCACATGACGGATTCTTGGGTGTTGAATCCGCTCGTGAAGAGGTCGGAATCACAGTGTCCTACTGGCAAGATTTAGCTTCTATCAAAAAGTGGAAGCAAAACTCGGAACATAGGGAAGCTCAAACTTTAGGTCGAAAGCAGTGGTATGAGACATTTAAGGTGCGCATTGCGTTAGTGGAACGTGATTATGGGTTGGATATATAG
- a CDS encoding 6-pyruvoyl trahydropterin synthase family protein, producing MNLFVRDLTVIDSSYICEHRGVVGDSWILDVIMSGELNEMSMVLDFSRVKKQIKHLVDEYVDHRLLVPMKNPAIIHNATKPGYSTLDVMRGDKSIHLQCPDEAYCLIDAEAITIESITAHVYDILRDNLPSNVSGLEITLRHEKIDGAFYHYTHGLKKHDGNCQRIAHGHRSPVEILVDGNRDAKREEAFAKRWEDIYLGSQEDVTTLDVLNLSEHAQAVTDESHYAFRYTAPQGEFELAIAKSETEILPTDTTVELLAGYIADQVKPSLNYGQSLQIVAYEGVGKGAMASR from the coding sequence TTGAACCTATTTGTAAGAGATCTTACCGTTATCGATTCTTCATACATCTGTGAACACAGAGGGGTCGTGGGAGATAGTTGGATTTTAGATGTCATCATGTCTGGCGAGCTCAACGAAATGAGCATGGTGCTGGATTTCAGCAGGGTAAAGAAACAGATTAAACACCTTGTTGATGAGTATGTTGACCATCGCTTACTGGTGCCAATGAAAAACCCAGCTATCATTCATAACGCCACCAAGCCAGGCTATTCAACGCTTGATGTGATGCGTGGTGATAAGAGCATTCACCTGCAATGCCCAGATGAAGCGTACTGCTTGATTGATGCAGAAGCGATCACCATCGAAAGTATCACAGCACATGTCTACGATATTCTGCGCGACAATCTTCCTAGTAATGTCTCGGGTCTAGAAATCACACTTCGCCATGAGAAGATTGACGGTGCGTTTTACCACTACACACACGGTCTCAAAAAGCACGATGGTAACTGCCAGCGCATTGCTCACGGACACCGTTCACCTGTTGAAATTCTTGTTGATGGCAATCGAGATGCGAAACGAGAAGAGGCATTCGCGAAGCGTTGGGAAGACATTTACCTTGGCTCACAAGAAGATGTTACAACGCTGGACGTACTTAACTTGAGTGAACATGCACAAGCGGTGACAGACGAAAGCCACTATGCTTTCCGTTACACGGCGCCTCAAGGTGAGTTCGAGCTAGCGATCGCGAAGAGTGAAACTGAAATCCTGCCAACTGACACGACTGTTGAGCTTCTAGCGGGTTATATTGCTGACCAAGTAAAACCAAGCCTTAATTATGGTCAGTCTCTTCAGATTGTCGCTTACGAAGGTGTGGGCAAAGGCGCAATGGCGTCTCGTTAA
- a CDS encoding PhzF family phenazine biosynthesis protein, with translation MNLDIYQVDAFTSAPFKGNPAGVCITEQPLSEALMFSIAQEMAVSETAFLTLNDMKLRWFTPEIEVKLCGHGTLATTHVLVERGDLNVGERVTFQTLSGPLSAKVVEDGIELDFPQTNLLFDHKFNLPLIEALGIQPEEIASYGEFDSKVFIQVNSESTVNVLTPNFDAMKQLEGRGVVVTAQSEQQHLDFISRYFAPWVGVNEDPVTGSAHCALGQFWSQKLNKTTLKAYQASLRGGDISVEVLPNQRIKLKGTAKTTIKGVMSV, from the coding sequence ATGAATTTAGATATTTACCAAGTCGACGCTTTCACTTCAGCTCCGTTTAAGGGCAACCCTGCAGGTGTATGCATTACTGAACAACCATTGAGTGAAGCGTTGATGTTTTCAATCGCTCAAGAAATGGCGGTATCAGAAACGGCGTTTCTAACCCTAAACGACATGAAACTTCGTTGGTTTACCCCTGAAATCGAGGTGAAGCTGTGCGGACACGGTACACTCGCCACGACGCACGTTTTGGTCGAGCGTGGTGATTTAAATGTCGGTGAACGTGTTACTTTTCAAACCCTATCTGGCCCTTTGAGTGCAAAGGTTGTAGAAGATGGAATTGAGCTAGATTTCCCACAAACCAATCTTCTATTCGATCACAAGTTCAACCTGCCTTTGATAGAGGCTTTAGGTATCCAACCTGAAGAGATTGCTTCATATGGTGAGTTTGATTCTAAAGTCTTTATCCAAGTGAATAGTGAAAGCACGGTAAATGTTCTTACCCCCAATTTTGATGCTATGAAGCAACTTGAGGGCCGAGGTGTAGTGGTGACAGCGCAGTCCGAACAGCAACATCTGGATTTCATTTCACGCTATTTTGCTCCTTGGGTCGGAGTGAACGAAGACCCTGTGACGGGTTCAGCACACTGTGCACTCGGCCAGTTTTGGAGTCAAAAGCTAAATAAAACCACTCTAAAGGCGTATCAAGCATCCCTGCGTGGCGGTGATATTTCTGTGGAGGTATTACCCAACCAGCGTATTAAGCTAAAAGGCACAGCCAAGACGACCATCAAAGGCGTGATGAGCGTTTAG
- a CDS encoding GNAT family N-acetyltransferase produces the protein MSLVVRQVTIEDAQGITEVLNPIITEGLYTILDTTFSVEEEKAFIADFPKQGVFTVAVDQVQEKVIAFQNIEPFASYTKAFDHVGVIGTFVDSASRGQGVSKKLFQSTFEVAKQKGYEKLFAYVRADNERALAAYQRQGFEVVGTAKKHAKLGDIYIDEVLIEKFL, from the coding sequence ATGAGTTTAGTAGTAAGACAAGTCACCATCGAAGATGCGCAAGGCATCACTGAAGTGCTCAACCCAATCATTACAGAGGGTTTGTATACCATACTCGATACGACGTTTTCAGTTGAAGAAGAAAAGGCTTTTATCGCCGATTTCCCTAAGCAAGGTGTGTTCACTGTCGCTGTCGATCAAGTACAAGAGAAAGTCATCGCCTTTCAAAACATCGAGCCTTTTGCTTCTTATACCAAAGCTTTTGATCATGTTGGGGTTATTGGGACCTTTGTCGACAGCGCTAGTAGAGGGCAGGGTGTATCTAAAAAGTTGTTCCAGTCGACGTTTGAAGTGGCAAAACAAAAAGGCTATGAAAAGCTGTTTGCTTATGTTCGAGCAGACAACGAGAGAGCGTTAGCGGCTTACCAACGTCAAGGTTTTGAAGTGGTGGGCACTGCTAAAAAGCATGCTAAGTTAGGCGACATATACATTGATGAAGTTTTGATAGAGAAGTTCTTGTAA
- a CDS encoding mechanosensitive ion channel domain-containing protein yields the protein MLWLIILSVVVSSKLSWAQTVPELGYVESEITKLNGESPKNEVLIGQYETLKARLVADQEKRIQRDDYLKAITQFPVQRERLMNNINDVESLDIFKTDQLVKFSDLSQSIASLQAALVEWRTTYQTKSEQAKRLGTDRTELPSSLAQLDKAIEKANLAQSDKGEPIDQWLELSNVSSLKLEREVLAAELQSLDERTEIVRLERQLLDRKIKLATPLVVNLQERLTQVEQASVRELIDQVNALQHQRDSLSIPDLQLADKLVDFANELEKVLVETDQARITVHQVDAERRSLTSELRLIKDNLNWLRDSTAFGDSIRAQLQRLPTVVESSDIPNSIAHAHIRKYEIGQSLDDIATSRAVSDIQHTEEPSEELNQLTNLILKQLTDSYDKLIVALSKLQTSKTQYMLEVNSARTFLQQQQLWSRSNVPLWQHLTSFERDVWLGDQRPFIERFEQLTKEQLISIGLLVAFYSVTLFVLYIRFSKRAISRRLEYQKIFGHPLKDKFRFTLILSLMASLRAIALPLWFGMTAYIVHWLWPISSSEEIKTITFAAMTGLFVVEVMFSLSSPKGVLDLHLSWPSYICEYLNAGAKRVRWPLIILLVAIYAAELAAGSKEAEISRVLFLVLIGSMLAVYHSLLRKQHLPSTFPSPFNQGLTLFIIRAVVLGSFVGILAMAIVGLYVASWVLLIYQQLTIFVILGGLFIYQLAERFLKLEHRQLTYQRLLERREELIAQQQEQADEPPELAELRESMPDVEERALDSEQVSEQSITLLRGLSLIGLVIALLTLWSSALEMTSQLNNVVVWQVSETTEAGARLVDITIQSLIYAVITLLVTMVGVRNLPGVLELLILRRLDLAPGSGYAITTLLRYLILVGGVLTVFAMLGFQWSRLQWLVAAFGVGLGFGLQEIFANFISGLILLFERPIRIGDIVTINELSGTVSKIQTRATTIIDWDNKEIVVPNKVFITEKLINWSLTDPVTRVVIPIGVAYGTDVEKVESLLYQIASDNPLVLEDPSPYVVFLAFGASSLDFELRVHITAIEHRLSTIHLINKNIDKLFRENNIEIAFPQMDIHVRDWPNKPS from the coding sequence ATGTTGTGGTTAATCATACTGAGTGTTGTCGTTAGCTCTAAATTAAGCTGGGCGCAAACTGTGCCGGAGTTAGGTTATGTAGAAAGTGAAATCACCAAGCTCAATGGCGAAAGCCCCAAAAATGAGGTATTGATTGGTCAATATGAAACATTGAAGGCGCGGTTAGTTGCCGATCAAGAGAAACGTATTCAGCGCGATGATTATCTAAAGGCGATAACTCAATTCCCCGTCCAGCGCGAACGCTTGATGAACAACATTAATGATGTCGAATCTTTAGACATATTCAAAACTGACCAATTGGTGAAGTTCAGTGATCTTTCGCAATCCATCGCTTCACTGCAAGCGGCACTCGTGGAGTGGCGAACAACGTATCAAACCAAATCCGAGCAAGCAAAACGATTGGGAACCGATCGCACGGAATTGCCAAGTAGTCTTGCTCAGTTGGATAAAGCCATAGAAAAAGCGAATCTAGCTCAGAGTGATAAAGGGGAACCGATAGACCAATGGCTTGAGTTAAGTAATGTTTCTAGCCTTAAATTAGAACGTGAAGTACTGGCCGCAGAGCTACAGAGTTTAGATGAGCGCACCGAGATTGTTCGATTGGAGCGCCAACTGCTGGATCGAAAAATCAAACTCGCCACGCCATTAGTGGTGAATTTGCAAGAGCGTTTGACGCAAGTTGAGCAGGCTTCGGTTCGCGAGCTCATTGATCAAGTCAATGCCTTGCAACATCAAAGAGACAGTCTCTCTATCCCAGATTTGCAGTTGGCTGACAAGTTGGTGGATTTTGCCAATGAGTTAGAAAAGGTGCTAGTTGAAACAGACCAAGCGCGAATCACGGTTCACCAAGTGGATGCGGAAAGACGAAGCCTGACGAGCGAGCTGCGTTTAATTAAAGACAATCTTAACTGGCTGCGAGACAGTACTGCTTTTGGTGATTCCATCCGAGCGCAGCTACAGCGTTTGCCAACCGTGGTTGAGAGTAGTGACATCCCTAATAGCATCGCCCATGCGCATATTAGAAAATACGAGATAGGGCAGAGCTTAGATGACATTGCGACGAGTAGAGCCGTATCTGATATTCAACACACCGAGGAGCCATCAGAAGAGCTAAACCAACTGACTAACCTCATTCTTAAGCAACTTACAGATAGCTACGATAAGTTGATTGTTGCCTTGAGCAAACTGCAAACCTCGAAAACCCAATACATGCTTGAGGTAAACAGCGCGCGTACCTTCTTACAACAACAACAGCTATGGAGCCGAAGTAATGTTCCATTGTGGCAACACCTGACCAGTTTCGAGCGTGATGTGTGGTTAGGAGATCAACGTCCGTTCATTGAAAGGTTTGAACAACTCACCAAAGAGCAGCTAATCAGCATCGGTTTGTTAGTCGCGTTCTACAGCGTAACACTGTTTGTTCTTTATATTCGTTTCTCCAAGCGAGCAATTAGTCGTCGATTGGAGTATCAGAAAATATTCGGACATCCACTCAAAGACAAGTTCCGATTTACGCTCATTTTGTCCCTAATGGCCTCCCTTCGGGCTATAGCCTTGCCACTTTGGTTTGGAATGACGGCGTATATCGTGCATTGGCTGTGGCCGATTTCAAGCTCTGAAGAGATCAAGACGATTACCTTTGCCGCAATGACTGGCTTGTTTGTTGTGGAAGTGATGTTCTCACTGAGCTCTCCAAAGGGCGTGTTGGATTTACATTTGAGCTGGCCGAGTTATATCTGTGAATATTTGAATGCTGGGGCGAAGCGCGTTCGCTGGCCGCTGATCATTTTGCTGGTGGCCATCTACGCGGCGGAACTTGCGGCTGGCTCAAAAGAAGCCGAGATTTCAAGAGTCCTGTTTCTGGTTCTGATCGGCTCGATGCTTGCGGTTTATCACTCCTTGCTTAGAAAGCAGCATTTACCATCGACTTTCCCATCACCATTCAACCAAGGACTAACCTTGTTTATCATTCGAGCCGTGGTACTGGGTTCGTTTGTTGGCATTCTCGCAATGGCGATAGTCGGTTTGTATGTCGCGTCTTGGGTGTTGTTGATTTATCAGCAGTTAACGATTTTCGTTATTCTCGGTGGTTTGTTTATTTACCAATTAGCCGAGCGTTTCTTAAAGCTTGAGCATCGCCAATTGACTTATCAACGACTGTTAGAACGCCGAGAAGAATTGATTGCTCAGCAGCAAGAGCAGGCCGACGAACCGCCGGAGTTGGCAGAATTGCGAGAATCAATGCCTGACGTTGAAGAGCGTGCTTTGGACAGCGAACAAGTCAGCGAACAGTCGATTACATTACTTCGTGGGTTATCACTGATAGGGCTAGTGATCGCGCTATTGACTCTATGGTCGAGTGCCTTAGAGATGACGAGCCAGCTCAACAATGTGGTGGTTTGGCAGGTGAGCGAAACCACCGAGGCCGGTGCAAGGCTGGTGGACATCACCATTCAGTCGTTAATTTACGCGGTGATCACGCTACTGGTGACTATGGTCGGCGTTCGCAACTTGCCCGGTGTTTTAGAACTGCTTATTTTAAGGCGTCTCGATCTTGCTCCTGGTTCGGGCTACGCCATTACCACACTGCTTAGGTATCTAATTCTGGTTGGTGGTGTGCTGACTGTTTTCGCCATGCTCGGTTTTCAATGGTCTCGCCTACAATGGTTAGTTGCCGCGTTCGGTGTTGGTTTAGGTTTTGGTTTACAAGAGATCTTTGCCAACTTTATCTCCGGTTTGATTCTTCTGTTCGAGCGTCCAATTCGGATTGGTGATATCGTGACCATTAATGAATTGTCGGGAACCGTGAGTAAGATACAAACTCGTGCAACCACGATTATTGATTGGGATAACAAAGAGATAGTGGTGCCCAACAAGGTGTTCATCACCGAAAAACTGATCAACTGGTCTTTGACCGATCCTGTCACACGAGTCGTGATCCCAATTGGTGTTGCGTATGGTACTGATGTCGAAAAGGTTGAATCACTGCTTTACCAAATCGCAAGTGATAACCCACTGGTTCTTGAAGACCCATCCCCATACGTGGTGTTCCTTGCTTTTGGTGCTAGCAGCTTAGACTTTGAACTGCGTGTGCATATTACAGCGATTGAGCACCGACTAAGCACCATTCATCTAATTAACAAGAACATTGATAAGCTATTTAGAGAAAACAATATCGAGATTGCTTTCCCACAAATGGATATTCACGTTCGTGATTGGCCGAATAAGCCAAGCTAA
- a CDS encoding LysR family transcriptional regulator yields the protein MNANLDMQNILVLKKMYELRHVGAVAEALGKTSSAISKNLSKLKTQLDDPLFIQTKHGFEPTSFVEANIKHFDSILDSMASIKPEGFSPETYQGPIKIYANNHFWQQLGDKLYLALLQQAPKSTISFLHWDDNARNRLIDGENAVAAHYFDESLPQSIAQSEFGRGTVVFFVRDDHPATNIEELASYPVVIYKSAGWNDNKYPLLERLTNIGFNFTPKAEVALPQTVHDIVMQTDHFGITTHGSVPPGCRSIHLPNDLNIEIRFVMSCRRSQQHDPINQWLLGILKQTIIANRSQR from the coding sequence ATGAACGCCAATCTTGATATGCAAAATATCTTGGTCTTAAAAAAAATGTATGAGCTGCGCCATGTGGGAGCGGTCGCCGAAGCGTTAGGAAAGACATCCAGTGCGATTAGCAAAAACCTCAGCAAACTTAAGACTCAACTCGATGACCCATTGTTTATTCAAACCAAACATGGTTTTGAGCCCACCTCATTTGTCGAGGCCAACATTAAGCATTTTGATAGCATTCTCGACAGCATGGCTTCCATCAAGCCAGAAGGCTTTTCGCCAGAAACTTATCAAGGGCCGATAAAGATCTACGCCAACAACCATTTTTGGCAACAGTTGGGCGATAAGCTGTACCTCGCACTCTTACAGCAAGCTCCTAAATCCACCATTTCATTCTTACATTGGGACGACAACGCCAGAAATCGCCTGATCGATGGTGAAAATGCAGTAGCGGCACACTACTTCGATGAGAGCTTGCCTCAGTCAATTGCTCAGTCAGAATTCGGGAGAGGCACGGTTGTGTTCTTTGTTAGAGATGACCACCCTGCCACCAACATTGAAGAGTTAGCGAGCTATCCCGTAGTGATCTATAAGTCAGCGGGCTGGAATGACAATAAATATCCTCTTTTAGAGCGCTTGACCAATATCGGTTTCAACTTCACGCCTAAGGCCGAGGTCGCATTACCACAAACCGTGCACGACATTGTAATGCAGACGGATCATTTTGGTATTACTACCCACGGAAGCGTTCCACCAGGGTGTCGAAGTATTCATTTGCCCAATGACCTCAACATCGAAATCCGTTTCGTAATGAGTTGTCGTCGCTCTCAACAACATGACCCAATCAACCAATGGTTACTGGGTATCTTAAAGCAGACAATTATCGCTAATCGAAGTCAGCGCTAG